One region of Streptococcus parasanguinis genomic DNA includes:
- the trpE gene encoding anthranilate synthase component I, whose protein sequence is MKKVLSADVLSPILAYMRLDAPHKMILESIPREKENARFSIVAYRPVSEVKFENGVLYNNDQIVKEDPLDFLNRITVKTKTSEELPFNGGAIGFVGYDLIGLYENIGSIPEDTIGTPDLHFFLYESYVIFDHKKEKVYVVEENLYSGRSEAEQASSLEQVLAQLARPAKEEFQDKDLHALHFHNHLEQKEFEEMVALARDYIRKGDMFQCVLSQRFSADFSGKPLDYYRNLRVTNPSNYLYFYDFGEYQIIGASPESLVSVKDRVVTTNPIAGTRPRGIDEETDRQLSADLAGDPKEVAEHRMLVDLGRNDIGRIAQNGSVEVTKYMEVEFFRYVMHLTSVVKGQLLPGLASIEALKATLPAGTVSGAPKIRAMKRIYEAEKEKRGVYAGAIGYLSVTGDLDFAIAIRTMILKNKKAYVQAGAGIVYDSIAENEYQETVNKAKSMTRIGEEG, encoded by the coding sequence ATGAAAAAAGTTTTATCTGCTGATGTGTTGAGTCCAATTTTGGCTTATATGCGTTTGGATGCGCCCCATAAAATGATCTTGGAGTCAATTCCTCGTGAAAAAGAGAATGCGCGTTTTTCAATTGTAGCCTATCGGCCGGTCAGTGAAGTCAAGTTTGAAAATGGCGTCCTCTATAACAATGATCAAATTGTTAAAGAAGATCCTTTGGACTTTTTGAATCGCATCACGGTCAAAACGAAAACTTCCGAAGAGCTTCCTTTTAACGGTGGGGCGATTGGATTTGTCGGCTATGACTTGATTGGTCTCTATGAGAACATTGGTTCCATTCCTGAAGATACGATCGGCACACCAGATCTTCACTTTTTCTTATATGAAAGCTATGTGATTTTTGATCACAAAAAGGAAAAGGTCTATGTGGTGGAAGAGAACCTCTATAGTGGACGAAGTGAAGCAGAGCAAGCGTCGAGCTTGGAGCAAGTATTAGCACAATTGGCAAGACCTGCAAAAGAAGAGTTTCAGGACAAGGATCTGCATGCACTTCATTTCCACAATCATTTGGAGCAAAAAGAGTTTGAGGAAATGGTGGCCCTAGCCCGGGACTATATTCGAAAAGGGGATATGTTCCAATGCGTGCTCAGTCAACGTTTTTCAGCTGATTTTTCAGGAAAACCGCTAGATTATTACCGCAATTTGCGCGTGACCAATCCTTCGAATTATCTCTACTTTTATGATTTTGGGGAGTACCAAATTATCGGTGCTAGTCCAGAAAGTCTGGTGTCGGTCAAGGATCGAGTGGTGACAACCAATCCCATTGCTGGCACACGTCCCAGAGGGATCGATGAAGAGACTGATCGGCAATTGTCAGCTGATTTGGCAGGGGATCCAAAAGAAGTCGCAGAACACCGGATGTTGGTGGATCTAGGGCGAAACGATATTGGGCGTATCGCTCAAAATGGGTCAGTTGAAGTGACCAAATATATGGAAGTGGAATTCTTTCGTTATGTCATGCACCTGACGAGTGTGGTCAAGGGGCAATTACTTCCTGGACTAGCCTCTATTGAGGCTCTGAAGGCAACTCTTCCAGCTGGGACCGTTTCGGGTGCTCCCAAGATTCGAGCCATGAAGCGAATCTATGAGGCAGAAAAAGAGAAACGCGGGGTCTATGCGGGGGCTATTGGCTATCTCTCTGTGACGGGGGATCTTGATTTTGCTATTGCGATTCGAACCATGATCCTCAAAAATAAGAAGGCTTATGTGCAGGCCGGAGCAGGAATCGTTTATGATTCGATCGCTGAAAATGAATACCAAGAAACCGTCAATAAGGCAAAATCGATGACAAGGATTGGAGAAGAAGGATGA
- a CDS encoding alpha-L-fucosidase — MISLEEIDQVIQSGPFEPTWDSLSHQVCPDWYRDAKFGMFIHWGVYSVPAFGSEWYSRNMYIQGNPCYDYHREHFGDQAGFGYKDLIPLFTADRFDPASWLDLFQKAGAQYLFPVAEHHDGFQMYASTLSPYNSLEMGPRRDVLGELREEAEKRGLHFCTSSHRAEHQFFFSHGKEFTSDIPQEVPRDSLYWPAEPEPKDHFDLTSKPYPSKEFLEDWLLRTCELVRDYQPELLYFDWWIQHESFRPYLMRFLAYYYNLAAQEDRKVAVCYKQDALPFGSGIVEMERGGYGETQAFPWQMDTAIARNSWCYTQDLAYKTSKELLQNLVDVVAKNGNLLLNIGPKADGTIPEQDQDILTEIGDWLAVNGEAIYQSRPWRVSSDGPTEAQEGSFSDGQAPLYTNQDFRYTMRDGFLYAIQLEPSGRAEELTLPSLAYDLKQPRILHARIQKLELLGESQPLSWSQDETGLHLQLPACSKKQPRVLRLSF, encoded by the coding sequence ATGATAAGCCTTGAAGAGATTGATCAAGTCATCCAGTCAGGTCCTTTTGAACCCACCTGGGACTCTCTTAGCCATCAAGTCTGTCCGGATTGGTATCGGGATGCCAAATTTGGAATGTTTATCCACTGGGGTGTCTACAGTGTACCTGCCTTTGGTTCAGAATGGTATTCGCGAAATATGTATATACAAGGGAATCCTTGTTATGACTATCATCGAGAGCATTTTGGAGACCAGGCCGGCTTTGGCTACAAGGATCTCATTCCTCTTTTTACAGCCGATCGCTTTGATCCGGCATCTTGGCTAGATCTCTTTCAAAAAGCGGGAGCCCAGTATCTTTTTCCAGTTGCGGAGCACCACGATGGTTTTCAGATGTATGCCTCTACTCTCTCGCCTTATAATAGCTTAGAAATGGGGCCGAGACGAGATGTCTTAGGAGAGCTGAGGGAGGAAGCAGAAAAACGTGGTCTGCACTTTTGTACGTCTTCTCACCGGGCAGAACACCAGTTTTTCTTTTCACATGGCAAGGAATTCACTAGTGACATTCCGCAAGAAGTCCCAAGAGACAGCCTTTATTGGCCAGCGGAGCCAGAGCCCAAGGATCATTTTGATCTGACTTCTAAGCCTTATCCAAGTAAAGAATTCTTGGAAGATTGGCTGTTGCGAACCTGTGAACTGGTGCGGGACTACCAACCAGAGCTCCTATATTTTGACTGGTGGATCCAGCATGAGAGTTTCCGTCCCTACTTGATGCGCTTTTTGGCTTATTATTACAATCTAGCAGCACAAGAGGATCGCAAGGTGGCTGTTTGTTACAAACAGGACGCCCTCCCTTTCGGTTCAGGAATCGTTGAGATGGAGCGGGGAGGATACGGAGAGACGCAAGCCTTTCCGTGGCAAATGGATACCGCGATCGCCCGTAATTCTTGGTGTTATACCCAGGATCTAGCCTACAAGACCAGTAAGGAATTGCTACAAAATTTAGTTGATGTTGTGGCCAAAAATGGCAATCTTCTGCTCAATATTGGACCCAAAGCAGATGGCACGATCCCTGAGCAAGACCAAGACATCCTCACAGAGATCGGGGACTGGCTGGCGGTAAATGGAGAAGCCATTTATCAGAGTCGGCCTTGGCGGGTGTCATCAGACGGACCGACCGAGGCCCAGGAAGGTTCCTTTTCAGACGGGCAAGCGCCACTCTATACCAACCAAGATTTCCGCTATACCATGCGTGATGGCTTTCTTTATGCCATCCAGCTGGAACCAAGTGGAAGGGCAGAAGAGCTGACCTTGCCATCTCTCGCCTATGATCTCAAGCAACCGAGAATTCTTCATGCGCGCATTCAAAAGCTAGAGCTCCTTGGAGAAAGCCAGCCCCTTTCTTGGAGCCAAGATGAGACAGGGCTTCATCTTCAGTTACCAGCTTGCAGCAAAAAACAACCGCGTGTTTTACGCCTCAGCTTTTAG
- the trpD gene encoding anthranilate phosphoribosyltransferase: MKQVLAKVAEGMDLTGAELEAAMEEVVAGRASEAQVTALLLGLKMKGETVEERTAIAKVMQAYAVAIPTEVQGAMDNCGTGGDRSYSFNISTTAAFVLAGGGIKMAKHGNRSISSKSGSADVLEALGINLDLGPEDLGRVFEKAGIVFLFAKNLHPGMRYIMPARLALGVPTVMNLTGPLINPIPLETQLLGTSRPDMLESTAEILKNLGRKRAVVVSGPQGLDEAGLDGATQLAILEDGQVTLSSFQPEDIGMERIEIDQVRGGDAKRNAEILLSVLKNEASPFLEVTVLNAGLGFYANGKVDSIKEGIALAREVIASGAALEKLRLLQEYQK, encoded by the coding sequence ATGAAACAAGTGCTTGCAAAAGTAGCGGAAGGAATGGATCTAACTGGTGCAGAGTTAGAAGCTGCTATGGAGGAAGTCGTTGCTGGTCGTGCTTCAGAAGCACAGGTGACGGCCCTTCTTCTAGGTCTTAAAATGAAGGGAGAAACGGTTGAAGAGCGGACGGCTATTGCAAAAGTGATGCAGGCCTATGCAGTCGCTATTCCTACAGAAGTTCAAGGAGCGATGGACAATTGTGGAACGGGGGGCGATCGTTCGTATAGTTTCAATATTTCAACAACAGCTGCCTTCGTCCTTGCTGGTGGTGGCATCAAGATGGCGAAACACGGAAATCGTTCGATCTCTTCCAAATCCGGTTCTGCGGATGTACTAGAAGCTCTAGGGATTAACCTTGATTTGGGTCCAGAAGACTTGGGACGAGTGTTTGAAAAGGCGGGAATTGTCTTCCTATTTGCCAAAAATCTGCATCCTGGCATGCGCTATATTATGCCCGCTCGCTTGGCACTAGGGGTGCCGACAGTGATGAACTTAACTGGTCCTCTTATCAATCCGATTCCTCTAGAAACCCAGCTATTGGGAACCAGTCGTCCTGACATGCTAGAAAGTACGGCAGAGATTCTAAAGAATTTGGGTCGGAAACGCGCAGTGGTGGTGAGTGGCCCACAAGGTTTGGACGAGGCAGGCCTTGATGGCGCAACCCAGCTCGCTATTCTGGAAGATGGACAGGTTACTTTATCCAGTTTTCAACCAGAAGATATCGGAATGGAGCGCATTGAAATTGATCAAGTACGAGGTGGAGACGCCAAACGCAATGCGGAAATTTTGCTCAGTGTCTTGAAGAATGAAGCGAGTCCCTTCTTAGAGGTGACGGTCTTAAATGCAGGCCTTGGTTTTTATGCCAACGGCAAGGTAGATTCTATCAAAGAGGGGATTGCCTTGGCACGTGAAGTGATTGCCAGTGGGGCCGCCCTTGAGAAATTGAGATTATTACAGGAGTATCAAAAATGA
- the trpB gene encoding tryptophan synthase subunit beta: MAYKQPDKNGFYGRFGGRFVPETLMTAVLELEEAYRESQADPSFQAELDHLLKQYVGRETPLYYAKNLTKYVGGAKIFLKREDLNHTGAHKINNALGQVLLAHRMGKKKIIAETGAGQHGVATATAAALFDMECTIYMGEEDVKRQALNVFRMELLGAKVQSVTDGSRVLKDAVNAALRAWVANVEDTHYIMGSALGPHPFPEIVRDFQSVIGREAKRQFAEQNDGALPNAVLACVGGGSNAIGLFYPFVEDTSVAMYGAEAAGLGVDTDQHAATLTKGRPGVLHGALMDVLQDAHGQILEAFSISAGLDYPGIGPEHSYFHDIKRATYVPVADQEALEAFQLLSKVEGIIPALESSHAIAYAVKLAKEMGPEKSMIVCLSGRGDKDVVQVKDRLEQERGE; this comes from the coding sequence ATGGCATATAAACAACCAGATAAAAACGGATTTTACGGGCGGTTCGGGGGACGATTTGTCCCTGAAACCTTGATGACAGCAGTTTTAGAATTAGAAGAAGCCTATAGAGAAAGTCAAGCAGATCCTTCTTTTCAAGCAGAATTGGATCACCTTTTGAAACAATATGTCGGTCGGGAAACACCGCTCTATTACGCTAAGAATCTTACCAAGTATGTCGGCGGAGCCAAGATTTTTCTTAAAAGAGAAGACCTCAACCACACAGGGGCTCATAAAATTAATAATGCCCTAGGACAGGTTTTGTTGGCACACCGGATGGGCAAAAAGAAGATCATCGCAGAAACAGGAGCTGGCCAGCACGGTGTTGCAACAGCAACAGCTGCTGCTTTATTTGATATGGAATGTACCATTTACATGGGGGAAGAAGATGTCAAACGCCAAGCCCTCAATGTCTTTCGGATGGAGTTATTGGGCGCTAAGGTTCAATCAGTAACAGATGGTTCACGTGTTCTCAAGGATGCGGTCAATGCTGCCCTTAGAGCCTGGGTAGCAAATGTGGAGGATACCCACTATATCATGGGTTCTGCTCTAGGACCTCATCCATTCCCAGAGATTGTCCGTGATTTTCAAAGTGTCATCGGTCGAGAAGCCAAACGCCAATTTGCAGAGCAAAATGATGGTGCATTACCAAATGCAGTTTTAGCCTGTGTAGGAGGCGGATCGAACGCCATTGGCCTCTTTTATCCTTTTGTTGAAGATACATCTGTTGCCATGTATGGGGCAGAAGCTGCTGGGCTTGGAGTAGATACAGACCAGCATGCAGCAACCTTGACCAAGGGGCGTCCGGGAGTCCTTCACGGTGCCTTGATGGATGTTTTACAGGATGCCCATGGACAGATTTTAGAAGCCTTCTCGATTTCAGCAGGTCTCGATTATCCTGGGATTGGGCCAGAGCATTCTTATTTCCATGATATCAAGCGGGCAACCTATGTGCCTGTGGCAGACCAAGAAGCCCTAGAAGCCTTTCAATTGCTTTCAAAAGTAGAAGGAATCATTCCAGCTCTGGAATCGAGCCATGCTATCGCCTATGCAGTGAAATTGGCCAAGGAGATGGGGCCTGAAAAATCCATGATCGTTTGCTTATCAGGTCGTGGGGATAAAGATGTGGTACAAGTCAAAGACCGCCTAGAACAAGAGAGAGGAGAGTAA
- the trpA gene encoding tryptophan synthase subunit alpha — protein sequence MGKTLTEHLQKLKDQQQGIFVPYIMAGDHEKGLAGLQETIQFLEELGVSAIEVGIPFSDPVADGPVIEEAGLRSLAHGTTTEELVQTIQRLETSVPLVIMTYFNLLFQYGLENFFRDVEGTAVKGVIIPDLPHEHADLVEPLLVDKDIALVPLVSLTTGIERQKKLIQDAEGFIYAVAVNGVTGKAGSYRDDLDHHLAQLHEIASIPVLTGFGVSSMEDVHRFNKVSDGVIVGSKIVKALHQGETDAIARFISQAVKG from the coding sequence ATGGGAAAGACCTTAACAGAGCATTTACAAAAGCTGAAAGACCAGCAGCAAGGAATCTTTGTTCCTTATATTATGGCAGGAGATCATGAAAAAGGCTTAGCAGGTTTGCAGGAAACCATCCAATTTTTGGAGGAGCTTGGTGTCTCAGCTATTGAGGTTGGCATTCCTTTTTCAGATCCGGTGGCAGATGGCCCTGTGATTGAAGAGGCGGGGCTACGAAGTTTAGCCCATGGGACGACAACAGAGGAACTGGTGCAAACGATCCAGCGTCTGGAGACAAGTGTTCCTTTGGTCATCATGACCTATTTCAACCTCTTGTTCCAATATGGGCTCGAAAACTTCTTTAGAGATGTAGAAGGAACAGCGGTCAAGGGAGTGATTATTCCGGATCTTCCTCATGAGCATGCGGATCTGGTAGAGCCTCTATTAGTGGATAAAGACATCGCTTTGGTGCCGCTAGTGAGCTTAACCACAGGAATCGAGCGCCAGAAGAAATTGATCCAAGATGCAGAAGGATTTATCTATGCCGTTGCCGTCAATGGAGTGACGGGGAAAGCTGGTAGCTATCGAGATGATTTGGATCACCACTTGGCCCAATTACATGAAATAGCGTCTATTCCTGTTTTAACAGGTTTTGGAGTTTCCAGCATGGAGGATGTTCACCGTTTCAACAAGGTCTCAGATGGGGTTATTGTGGGGTCCAAAATCGTTAAGGCTCTCCACCAAGGGGAGACAGACGCCATTGCTCGTTTTATTTCTCAAGCAGTGAAGGGTTAG
- the trpC gene encoding indole-3-glycerol phosphate synthase TrpC, producing the protein MSQEFLPKILKEKAREVAAMKEEELQPLRETYRLYDYLKSHPEKLQVIAEVKKASPSLGDIHVDVDIVAQAKTYEENGAVMISVLTDQVFFKGSIEYLREISSQVRIPTLNKDFIVDEKQIIRARNAGATVILLIVAALSETRLQELYEFATHLGLEVLVETHNLTELEVAHRIGAQIIGVNNRNLVTFETDLHTSLELATNFEQEPVYISESAIFAAADARMLAPYFNGILVGTALMKADNVAEKVKELQIDKG; encoded by the coding sequence ATGAGTCAAGAATTCTTGCCAAAGATTCTAAAGGAAAAGGCGCGTGAAGTGGCTGCGATGAAAGAAGAGGAACTCCAACCTTTGCGCGAGACCTACCGCCTGTATGATTACCTAAAGAGTCATCCAGAAAAGCTTCAGGTCATTGCGGAAGTGAAAAAGGCTAGCCCGAGTCTGGGAGATATTCATGTCGATGTGGATATCGTCGCGCAGGCTAAGACTTACGAAGAAAATGGGGCCGTGATGATTTCTGTCTTGACCGATCAAGTTTTTTTCAAGGGCAGTATCGAGTATCTCCGGGAAATATCTAGTCAAGTGCGTATTCCCACCCTCAATAAAGATTTTATTGTGGATGAAAAGCAAATAATTCGGGCACGAAACGCAGGGGCGACCGTGATCTTGTTGATTGTTGCAGCCTTATCAGAGACTCGTCTGCAAGAGCTCTATGAGTTTGCGACCCATCTTGGCCTGGAGGTCTTGGTGGAGACCCATAATCTGACAGAACTAGAGGTCGCTCACCGGATTGGTGCTCAGATCATCGGGGTGAATAATCGCAACTTGGTGACCTTTGAGACTGATCTTCATACTAGCCTGGAATTGGCGACCAATTTTGAACAAGAACCGGTTTACATCTCTGAGTCTGCTATTTTCGCAGCAGCAGACGCGCGCATGCTGGCTCCTTATTTTAATGGCATTCTCGTTGGGACAGCCCTCATGAAGGCAGACAATGTGGCTGAAAAAGTAAAGGAGTTGCAGATTGACAAAGGTTAA
- a CDS encoding phosphoribosylanthranilate isomerase, with the protein MTKVKICGLSTPEAVQTAVEAGADYIGFVFAPSKRQVTLEQARQLATDIPKRVQKVGVFVSPQREEVEQACQVVGLDLIQVHGPIDDTILQELPQQTIRAVQVGKDAALPETSADYLLFDAPVAGSGETFNWQELESQNVTKPFFIAGGLTEDNVADAIRFFHPYAVDVSSGVETNGIKDQEKIKRFIERVKHGI; encoded by the coding sequence TTGACAAAGGTTAAAATTTGCGGATTGTCCACTCCGGAAGCTGTCCAGACAGCTGTTGAGGCCGGTGCGGACTACATTGGTTTTGTCTTTGCACCAAGCAAACGGCAAGTGACGCTGGAGCAAGCTCGGCAGTTGGCTACAGATATTCCAAAGAGGGTTCAAAAAGTCGGTGTTTTTGTATCACCACAAAGAGAAGAAGTGGAGCAAGCTTGCCAAGTTGTAGGGTTGGATCTGATACAAGTGCATGGGCCAATAGATGATACCATCTTGCAAGAGCTTCCCCAACAGACGATTCGTGCTGTTCAAGTGGGGAAAGATGCAGCTCTTCCTGAGACCAGTGCCGATTATCTGCTCTTTGATGCTCCTGTAGCAGGAAGTGGAGAGACTTTTAACTGGCAAGAACTCGAAAGTCAAAACGTTACAAAGCCCTTCTTTATTGCAGGAGGCTTGACGGAAGACAATGTAGCAGATGCCATTCGCTTCTTTCATCCTTATGCGGTGGATGTATCCAGTGGGGTCGAGACAAATGGAATAAAAGATCAAGAAAAGATAAAACGATTTATAGAAAGGGTCAAGCATGGCATATAA
- a CDS encoding HAD-IA family hydrolase, with translation MTKRAFIWDLDGTLLDSYDAILAGLEETYATYQLLFDRASIKDFILKHSVQDLLVAVAEEYHLDVTDLNHRRAESLAEKNAQVLLMDGARDVLSWAQEAGIEQFVYTHKGENAFVILRDLGLESFFTEILTSQSGFARKPDPEAARYLMEKYGVEPENTYYIGDRSLDIDFARNSQIQSINFLTSDYQGNHQMNTLLDIPGILNAEKNL, from the coding sequence ATGACAAAACGAGCCTTTATTTGGGATTTGGATGGGACCTTGCTGGATTCCTATGATGCGATTCTGGCTGGTCTTGAGGAGACCTATGCAACTTATCAGCTTCTGTTTGACCGAGCCAGCATTAAAGATTTCATCTTGAAGCATTCGGTTCAAGATCTTTTAGTAGCCGTGGCGGAGGAGTATCATCTGGATGTGACTGACTTGAATCATCGTCGAGCTGAAAGTCTAGCAGAGAAAAATGCCCAGGTCCTTCTGATGGATGGGGCGCGTGATGTCCTATCCTGGGCACAAGAAGCTGGAATTGAGCAGTTTGTCTATACCCATAAGGGAGAGAACGCCTTTGTCATCCTGCGGGACTTGGGTTTGGAATCTTTTTTTACAGAGATTTTGACCAGTCAAAGTGGTTTTGCTCGCAAGCCTGACCCAGAAGCTGCCAGGTATCTGATGGAGAAGTACGGGGTGGAGCCAGAAAATACCTACTATATTGGGGATCGGAGCCTGGATATTGACTTTGCAAGAAATAGCCAGATTCAGAGTATCAATTTTTTGACGTCTGACTATCAAGGCAATCATCAGATGAACACCTTACTAGATATTCCAGGTATTTTAAACGCTGAAAAGAATCTGTAA
- a CDS encoding MarR family winged helix-turn-helix transcriptional regulator — MAEINDLLYQLRLADQSTTQLFEKRLGISLTRYQILQDLLEQAPCNQIAVQERLQIDPAALTRHFKILEKEGFVHRSRNPKNQREILIHLTDTAYNRLVKHPPRHHVAVKDQMNRILTTQEQEQFSYLLDKLVSGIEQIIVE; from the coding sequence ATGGCAGAAATAAATGATTTGCTCTACCAACTACGTTTGGCAGATCAATCGACTACACAGTTATTTGAAAAGCGCCTAGGGATTAGCTTAACACGTTACCAAATTTTGCAGGATTTATTAGAACAAGCACCTTGCAATCAGATCGCGGTTCAGGAGCGCTTGCAGATTGATCCAGCGGCTTTAACCCGGCATTTCAAAATATTAGAAAAGGAAGGATTTGTCCATCGGAGTCGAAATCCAAAGAATCAGCGGGAAATCTTAATTCATTTGACGGATACGGCCTATAATCGTTTGGTCAAACATCCCCCTCGCCATCATGTGGCAGTGAAAGATCAGATGAATCGGATTTTGACCACTCAAGAACAAGAGCAATTTTCTTACCTGCTGGACAAATTAGTATCTGGCATTGAACAAATAATAGTTGAATAA
- a CDS encoding DUF1304 domain-containing protein, whose product MSLLTIILASLAALEHLYIFYLESIRTTSDTTSRVFNMDKEELARPSVTSLFKNQGIYNALIGVFLLYGLFVSKNSEVVTIFVLFIIGAAAYGAMTANKKIILTQGGPAILALLSILFLG is encoded by the coding sequence ATGTCATTACTGACGATTATTTTAGCAAGTCTTGCTGCACTGGAGCATTTGTATATTTTTTATTTGGAGAGCATCAGAACCACATCTGATACCACAAGTCGGGTTTTCAACATGGATAAAGAAGAACTCGCTCGCCCATCTGTGACCTCTTTATTTAAGAATCAAGGGATATACAATGCCTTGATTGGGGTGTTCCTCTTGTATGGATTGTTTGTCTCTAAAAATAGTGAAGTTGTTACAATTTTTGTGCTCTTTATTATTGGAGCTGCGGCCTACGGTGCGATGACAGCCAATAAAAAGATTATCTTGACCCAAGGTGGTCCTGCAATTTTGGCTTTGTTGAGTATCCTATTTTTAGGATAA
- a CDS encoding MATE family efflux transporter, with protein sequence MNSYKKILNIALPAMGENFLQMLMGMVDSYLVAHLGLIAISGVSVAGNIITIYQAIFLALGAAVASVMSKSLGEKNQENIAYHATESLKVTLLLSALLGGASLLFGRQMISLLGTEAAVAESGGIYLSLVGGTIVLLGLMTTLGSLVRVANNPRIPMYVSLLTNLLNALFSSVAIFLFGWGIVGAALGTVLARLVGVILLWQKVQLPFAPLGWGLDRKLLNLALPAAGERLMMRAGDVVIIAIVVAFGTEAVAGNAIGETLTQFNYMPVFGVATATVMLVARSLGEGDLEQIDRLQKQSYCLSFVLMLPIALGIFFGGTLLTHLYTQDTKAVEASLSVVLFSLLGTPFTAGTVIYTAVWQGLGNGKLPFYATTIGMWVIRIGAGYLLGVTLGFGLPGVWTGTLLDNGFRWLFLSQLYRRKVGEKK encoded by the coding sequence ATGAATTCATACAAAAAAATCTTAAATATCGCCCTTCCTGCCATGGGTGAAAATTTCTTACAAATGCTGATGGGCATGGTGGACTCTTATTTAGTGGCTCACCTGGGCTTGATTGCCATTTCAGGTGTTTCCGTCGCAGGGAATATCATCACGATCTATCAAGCCATCTTTTTGGCACTGGGTGCGGCAGTTGCTAGTGTCATGTCCAAAAGCTTGGGTGAAAAAAATCAAGAAAACATTGCCTACCATGCGACAGAGTCTCTAAAGGTGACCTTGTTGTTGAGTGCTCTCTTAGGAGGGGCTTCGCTGTTATTTGGACGCCAGATGATTTCGCTGTTGGGGACTGAAGCTGCAGTAGCCGAAAGCGGGGGGATTTACCTTTCCTTGGTTGGCGGGACCATAGTTCTCTTAGGATTGATGACGACCTTGGGCTCCTTGGTTCGGGTGGCCAACAATCCACGTATTCCTATGTATGTGAGCCTGTTGACCAATTTATTAAACGCTCTGTTTTCCTCTGTAGCCATTTTCCTTTTTGGTTGGGGCATTGTTGGTGCAGCTTTGGGGACAGTGCTGGCCCGTCTGGTGGGCGTCATCCTCTTGTGGCAAAAGGTCCAGCTACCCTTTGCCCCCCTTGGTTGGGGATTGGATCGTAAGCTCTTGAACTTAGCACTTCCAGCAGCCGGAGAGCGGCTGATGATGCGGGCTGGAGATGTGGTAATCATTGCGATCGTGGTTGCTTTTGGGACTGAGGCAGTCGCAGGAAATGCTATCGGAGAGACCCTGACCCAGTTTAATTATATGCCTGTATTTGGAGTGGCCACAGCGACGGTTATGCTCGTAGCACGGAGCCTGGGTGAAGGTGATCTTGAGCAGATTGATCGCCTTCAAAAGCAGTCTTACTGCTTGTCCTTTGTATTGATGTTACCCATTGCCTTGGGAATCTTTTTTGGTGGCACTCTTCTGACCCATCTCTACACACAAGATACAAAAGCAGTAGAAGCTAGCCTGTCGGTTGTCCTCTTTTCTTTGTTGGGAACGCCGTTTACAGCAGGAACGGTCATCTATACAGCTGTTTGGCAAGGCTTGGGAAATGGGAAACTTCCATTTTATGCAACGACGATTGGCATGTGGGTCATTCGAATTGGAGCCGGTTATCTGCTTGGAGTAACCCTTGGCTTTGGCCTTCCAGGGGTCTGGACTGGGACACTGCTCGACAATGGTTTCCGTTGGCTATTTTTGAGTCAGCTATATAGACGAAAAGTAGGAGAGAAAAAATGA